In Desulfosoma sp., the genomic stretch CCGAAGTGCCATGTGTAGTGGTCAATGTGATGCGCGGAGGTCCCAGTACGGGGTTGCCCACGAATGTGGCTCAAGGCGATGTGATGCAGGCTCGATGGGGCACCCACGGGGATCATCCCATTATCGTTCTGGCCGTTTCCAGCACAAAGGACTGCTTTGACATCACCGTCAAAGCCTTCAATCTTGCGGAAAAATACCGCACTCCGGTGATTATCCTTTCCGATGAAGTGGTCGCCCATACGCGGGAAAAGATTCGAATTCCTCACCCGGAAGAAATCGAGGTGGTTGACCGCATACGACCCAATATGCCTCCGGAATGGTATATCCCCTACGAAGACAACAGTCGCGGTGTGCCGCCCATGGGCATCTTTGGAGACGGATACCGATACCACGTGACAGGTCTGATTCACGATGTTCGTGGATTCCCCACCCAAAGGGCCGATGAAATCGTTCCTTTTTTGACACGTATTCATCGAAAGATTTCCCAAAACTTTTTCGATATTCTCATGGTGGAAACGGAACTGGACGAAGATGCCGAAATTCTTGTGATCGCCTATGGATCGGTGGCACGATCGGCGCGTCGAGCTGTCAGAGAAGCCCGCAAGCGCGGTGTGCGGGCGGGTCTGGTACAACTGATTACCCTGTGGCCTTTTCCTCGCCAAATTTTGGAACCTTACCTGAAACGGGTGAAAGCCGTTCTGGTGCCGGAATTGAACATGGGTCAGGTGTCTCGGGAAGTGAAGAGAATCAATCAGGGTATGACCCGCGTGGAGACCCTGAACCGTATCGATGGAAACCTCATCACCCCCGAAGAAATCCTGACGCGTCTCCTCAAGATTTGAGCCGGCGCGGTCAAGGATCCGTAAGTGAATGAATGTGAGGCATTCCATGGCTGAAGTCACCAAACTCATTCATAAATACCTTCGTCACGACAAGAAATTTCCACACGTATGGTGCCCGGGATGCGGCAACGGCATCCTCTTGGGAGCGCTGATTCGAGCCATCGATCGGACGGGGTATGAAAAAGACGATATCGTGCTGGTTTCCGGCATCGGGTGTGCAGGAAGGTTGCCGGTCTACGTGGACTTCAACACGTTGCACACCACCCACGGGCGAGCCCTCACCTTTGCCACGGGGGTTAAGCTGGCCAATCCACGTCTCCAAGTCATTGTCATCATGGGAGACGGGGATGCAACGGCCATCGGAGGGAACCACTTTATTCATGCGGCACGACGCAACCTGAATCTGACGGCCATTATTGTCAACAACAACATCTACGGCATGACCGGGGGGCAATACTCCCCCACCACGCCTTACGGAGCTCTGGCCACAACGGCCGTCTACAGACATATTGAGCAGTCTTTTTCCATCGCCGAACTGGCCGTAACAGCCGGCGCGAGCATGGTGGCACGAGGCACCGTCTACCACGCCACCATGCTGGATCGGCTTATTGAACAGGCCATTCGCAAGAGAGGGTTTTCCGTGGTGGAAGTGATCAGCCATTGCCATACCCAATATGGGCGGCGCAACAAATTGGGAGGTGCTGTAGACATGTTGCGCTGGCAAAAAGAAAATGCGGTGCGCGTGGAAAAGGCTGCGAAAATGAGCGAAGAAGAACTGGCAGGAAAATTCACCATCGGTGTTTTGGTGGATCGAGATCTGCCCATATACACGGAAGAATACCGAAAGATTCGCGAAGCCGCTCGAAGCCGCATGGCCGCCGTTAAATAGGATCAAAGGAACGCTATAAACGGAAGGAACACCGATGGGGTACCGATATGAAGTGCGTTTAAGCGGGTCTGGAGGTCAAGGGCTGATCATGGCCGGAATCATTTTGGCTGAAGCCGCCGGCATTTATGACGGCAAATTCGTTTGCCAAACCCAGAGTTACGGGCCGGAAGCTCGAGGTGGGGCCAGCAAGTCGGAAGTCGTCATCAGCGATGAGGAAATCGATTACCCCAAGGCCATCAAACCTGACGTGCTTCTGGCCATGAACCAGAAATCCTGCGACGCTTACTTTTTCGACCTGAAGCCCGACGGCATTCTGATTGTGGACAGCACCTTTGTGAAACAGGTGCCCACGACGCGAGCCATCTCCATTCCCTTTACCCAGATCGCTCGATCGCAATTAAAGAAAGAAATGACCGCCAACATCATCGCTCTAGGAGCCTTGGCCGTGCTGACACGGTGCGTTTCCTTGAGTTCTCTGGAAGCGGCGGTGTTGGCTCGAGTCCCCTCGGGGACCGAAGAGCTCAATAAAGCGGCCCTGGAAGCCGGCATCAACGCGGCTAAAAGTCATTTGAAAGGAACTTAGAAAACCTATGAGAATCCTTCTGACGAACGACGATGGCATCTTCGCCAAGGGTATTGAAGCCCTGTACGAAGCCCTAAGCCGTCACCACGATGTTTATGTGATTGCCCCGGAAACGGAACGCAGCGCCGTCGGTCATGCCATCACCTTTCTGGATCCTCTGCTGGTCAAGCCGGTCAAGCGTAATGGAGCTTTCTTCGGCTACGCCTGCACGGGAACACCGGCTGACTGCGTCAAACTGGGCGTCTGCGAACTCATGCGCCCTCTTCCCGATGTGGTGGTTTCTGGGATCAACCTGGGAGCCAACGTGGGAATCAACGTGCTTTATTCCGGAACCGTTTCGGCCGCCACCGAAGGAGCCATTCTAGGATTTCCGGCCGTAGCGGTTTCCATCGATTCCTTTGAACCGCAGGACTTTTCAGGAGCCACCGAAGCGGTGCTGCATCTTCTTACCATTATCGAAAAGCGCGGCCTTCCGCGCGGCGTCTGCCTCAATGTCAATGTGCCCAACCTTTCTTCCAAAGATATTCGCGGTATGCGCATCACTCATCAAGGTCGCCTGATCTACCAGGAAAGCTATGAACGCCGCATTGACCCTCGAAACCGCGTCTACTACTGGTTGACGGGATCGGTTCAGGTGGTTGAAAACAGTCCGGATGCCGACGTGCAAGCCTTGGCCGAAGGCTACATTTCCATTACGCCCATTCAGCATGATCTCACCCATCACGCCATGCTGGCGGAACTCAAACGCTGGGGCCTGGACGACTCTGCAAAACGCCTGCACGTGGCGGCTTCACGAAAATGAAACCTGGATTTTTCCCTTGCCCCACAAAGCCCAAAGTGGTATGAAGCCTGCGTTTCGCCGATTGGGCGCCCGTAGCTCAGCTGGATAGAGTGCCGGACTACGAATCCGTAGGTCGCAGGTTCGAATCCTGCCGGGCGCACCAGAAAAGTCAGGGACTTAGCTCATCAGGCTAAGTCCTCTTTTTTTGGTGGCGGAAGAGCCGACAGATTTCCATGAGCGAACAAAGCGGCCTCTCTTGGCCAAAAATTGCTTTTCGCCGTCTAGAGTCGCATGACATGGCTCCAGGCGCCCAGCAGTCGGTTTCAGCAGCACGGTGAACATATCGTCCGTGACCCTTGGTAGCTTGCCGTTTTAATTCTTTGCATTGCATAAAAAGATTTCGAGGTTTTCATCGGGTGCCGAATGGCTGTAAACACACAAGGATGTGACAAACTTCTGGAGGTCTTCATACCGGTCCCAGTCGTCCTTGCCGCTCACCAGACTGTCCACTAATTCCATTGCGCGCCACTCTTCGGCTTCAGCATTCGAGGTGTGGATTCCAAAATCGCCCCGCGAGCCCCCGAAACCTCGATATATTCCTCCGAAGGCTCCCGTCGCCGGTACGGCTCTTCCACGATCACCCAGCTACCGGGCTTCGGCATGGTCTCCAACGCTTCGAGAGTCCTGGCACGCCCTCCAAAGATCCAACCGGCACCGAGACATGAGGGCAAATCCGGGCTGTTTTCATTGTCTGGCTTAAAGTCCGCGGCATCCATGCGGACGAAGGGGATACCTGCAGCCGGAACTCGAGTTTCATGCCTTCTCTTCCCTTCCGGTATGAAGAAATTTCTGCACAAACGATAAACTGCGATGAATCTTATGGGCAAAGTCTCGTTTCTTGCTCATGATCCCGGGGCACCTGATCCCATGAGGGCCCAGGAGCGCTTTCGGCATGCTTTGATAGCCGTA encodes the following:
- a CDS encoding 2-oxoacid:acceptor oxidoreductase subunit alpha — protein: MSVANISGKQVLLQGNEAVVEGALAAGCTFFAGYPITPATEISEVMSVKLPAMGGTFIQMEDEIASMGAIIGASLAGAKSMTATSGPGFSLMQENLGFACVAEVPCVVVNVMRGGPSTGLPTNVAQGDVMQARWGTHGDHPIIVLAVSSTKDCFDITVKAFNLAEKYRTPVIILSDEVVAHTREKIRIPHPEEIEVVDRIRPNMPPEWYIPYEDNSRGVPPMGIFGDGYRYHVTGLIHDVRGFPTQRADEIVPFLTRIHRKISQNFFDILMVETELDEDAEILVIAYGSVARSARRAVREARKRGVRAGLVQLITLWPFPRQILEPYLKRVKAVLVPELNMGQVSREVKRINQGMTRVETLNRIDGNLITPEEILTRLLKI
- a CDS encoding 2-oxoacid:ferredoxin oxidoreductase subunit beta, yielding MNVRHSMAEVTKLIHKYLRHDKKFPHVWCPGCGNGILLGALIRAIDRTGYEKDDIVLVSGIGCAGRLPVYVDFNTLHTTHGRALTFATGVKLANPRLQVIVIMGDGDATAIGGNHFIHAARRNLNLTAIIVNNNIYGMTGGQYSPTTPYGALATTAVYRHIEQSFSIAELAVTAGASMVARGTVYHATMLDRLIEQAIRKRGFSVVEVISHCHTQYGRRNKLGGAVDMLRWQKENAVRVEKAAKMSEEELAGKFTIGVLVDRDLPIYTEEYRKIREAARSRMAAVK
- a CDS encoding 2-oxoacid:acceptor oxidoreductase family protein, whose amino-acid sequence is MGYRYEVRLSGSGGQGLIMAGIILAEAAGIYDGKFVCQTQSYGPEARGGASKSEVVISDEEIDYPKAIKPDVLLAMNQKSCDAYFFDLKPDGILIVDSTFVKQVPTTRAISIPFTQIARSQLKKEMTANIIALGALAVLTRCVSLSSLEAAVLARVPSGTEELNKAALEAGINAAKSHLKGT
- the surE gene encoding 5'/3'-nucleotidase SurE; amino-acid sequence: MRILLTNDDGIFAKGIEALYEALSRHHDVYVIAPETERSAVGHAITFLDPLLVKPVKRNGAFFGYACTGTPADCVKLGVCELMRPLPDVVVSGINLGANVGINVLYSGTVSAATEGAILGFPAVAVSIDSFEPQDFSGATEAVLHLLTIIEKRGLPRGVCLNVNVPNLSSKDIRGMRITHQGRLIYQESYERRIDPRNRVYYWLTGSVQVVENSPDADVQALAEGYISITPIQHDLTHHAMLAELKRWGLDDSAKRLHVAASRK